From Pseudothermotoga thermarum DSM 5069, a single genomic window includes:
- a CDS encoding ABC transporter substrate-binding protein: MSKKVLLGLAFVWLLALTIFAQEVVTIRFSWWGGTDRHNATLKAIEIFEKKYPNIKIKAEYAGWSGYFEKQAVQMAGGTEADVMQINWPWLPIFSPDGTGFYDLYKLSDIIDLSNFPPEVLQLGTVNGKLNGIPVSMTGRVFWYNKTVYDKYGVPIPKTWDDLFAAAKKFPKTIYPIIAGSYDGWLISHLYATQVLDKPMLAVDGTLLWTVDDFKVALGFYKKLIDNRVTPKIPEIAAEGGTGDVPIAQLPSFIMGNYAGLYEWTSAIGKTAEPVAQKGMQLVMGGIPTGPDSKDSGILFKPSMLFAISKNTKYPREAAIFLNFLLNDPDAALALGLTRGVPISKSAYEALQKAGKLAGLEVEGLEYLLSVPSKHPLSPYFEDSRLQTLYREIIDAISYGTMSVDQAAVEMHKRVQQILGEIVKK, translated from the coding sequence ATGAGTAAGAAAGTTTTATTGGGATTAGCTTTTGTATGGCTCTTGGCCCTAACAATTTTTGCCCAGGAGGTTGTCACTATCAGATTCTCTTGGTGGGGCGGCACCGATAGACATAACGCAACATTAAAGGCTATTGAAATCTTCGAAAAGAAGTATCCAAACATCAAAATCAAAGCTGAATATGCAGGATGGAGTGGTTATTTCGAAAAACAGGCGGTTCAGATGGCTGGTGGTACAGAAGCTGATGTAATGCAGATCAATTGGCCTTGGCTTCCTATTTTTTCACCAGATGGAACAGGATTCTACGATCTTTACAAGCTATCTGACATAATTGATCTTTCAAATTTCCCACCTGAGGTTCTTCAGCTTGGAACAGTCAACGGGAAGCTCAACGGTATTCCAGTTTCAATGACTGGTCGTGTCTTCTGGTACAACAAGACAGTTTATGACAAGTATGGTGTACCGATTCCAAAAACTTGGGATGATTTGTTTGCAGCAGCGAAGAAGTTCCCAAAAACTATTTATCCAATAATCGCTGGTTCTTATGATGGATGGCTCATATCTCACTTGTACGCGACACAAGTACTTGACAAACCGATGCTTGCGGTCGATGGTACACTACTTTGGACGGTAGATGATTTCAAAGTTGCTCTTGGATTCTATAAGAAACTGATAGACAATCGCGTGACACCAAAAATTCCTGAAATAGCAGCTGAAGGCGGGACAGGAGATGTTCCAATAGCTCAACTTCCAAGCTTCATCATGGGTAATTACGCTGGTTTGTATGAATGGACAAGCGCTATAGGAAAAACAGCAGAACCCGTGGCTCAAAAAGGTATGCAGCTTGTGATGGGCGGAATTCCGACAGGGCCAGATTCCAAGGATTCTGGTATACTCTTTAAACCTTCAATGTTGTTTGCAATTAGCAAGAATACAAAATATCCTAGAGAGGCTGCTATATTCTTGAATTTCTTGTTGAACGATCCCGATGCTGCGCTAGCACTCGGTTTGACAAGAGGAGTTCCAATAAGTAAATCTGCATATGAAGCTCTTCAAAAAGCAGGTAAATTGGCAGGGCTTGAAGTAGAAGGACTTGAATATCTGTTGTCAGTGCCATCTAAGCATCCATTGAGTCCGTACTTTGAAGATTCTAGATTGCAGACGTTGTATAGGGAAATAATCGATGCCATATCGTATGGCACAATGAGTGTTGATCAAGCAGCAGTGGAGATGCACAAACGAGTTCAGCAAATTCTTGGTGAGATTGTGAAAAAGTAA
- a CDS encoding carbohydrate ABC transporter permease, with protein MKGSKLKKYIGLLYISPWLIGTAIFTVYPFMASFILGFMDYRLTGAPKFVGLANYIRMFNDKLFWISLFATFKFVLLSVPARLAFALLIAIVLNASLKGINLYRTIYYIPSILGGNIAIAVLWRFLFQRYGLINQMLGIFGLPPVLWFSTEWGALITISTLRVWQFGSAMVIFLAGLRDIPQEYYEAAAIDGANKRQIFWKITMPLLSPVIFFNLVMGMIHAFQEFNAPFMITGGGPMYRTYLFSMMIYDNAFKLYNMGYASALSWFLFVIIAAFAAIIFRSSKYWVYYTS; from the coding sequence ATGAAAGGATCAAAATTAAAAAAGTACATTGGATTACTTTATATCTCTCCTTGGCTTATTGGAACAGCGATATTCACAGTTTATCCTTTTATGGCATCCTTCATACTTGGGTTTATGGATTACAGGTTGACAGGTGCACCAAAATTTGTTGGTTTGGCAAACTATATAAGAATGTTCAATGATAAGTTATTTTGGATATCTCTTTTTGCAACATTTAAATTTGTGCTTTTATCTGTTCCTGCAAGACTTGCGTTTGCTTTGTTGATTGCAATTGTGCTCAACGCAAGCTTAAAGGGTATAAATTTGTACCGTACAATCTACTATATTCCATCCATACTTGGTGGGAACATTGCTATAGCAGTTCTTTGGAGATTTCTATTTCAAAGATATGGTTTAATTAATCAAATGTTAGGTATATTTGGTTTGCCACCCGTTTTATGGTTTTCTACCGAATGGGGCGCACTTATCACTATCAGTACTTTAAGGGTTTGGCAATTTGGATCAGCTATGGTAATCTTTCTTGCTGGTCTAAGGGATATTCCACAGGAGTATTATGAAGCAGCCGCAATAGATGGGGCTAACAAAAGGCAGATCTTTTGGAAGATAACCATGCCTTTGCTGTCGCCTGTGATCTTTTTCAATTTGGTGATGGGTATGATCCATGCTTTCCAAGAATTTAATGCTCCTTTCATGATAACTGGCGGAGGGCCAATGTACAGAACGTATTTGTTCTCCATGATGATCTACGATAATGCTTTCAAATTGTATAACATGGGGTATGCATCTGCTCTGTCGTGGTTCTTGTTCGTCATAATAGCTGCTTTTGCGGCAATTATTTTCAGATCCTCAAAATACTGGGTTTATTACACATCGTAA
- a CDS encoding carbohydrate ABC transporter permease, with translation MFGRKLKFADIYSAGTVDVEVLNLQIQKRLKRRKILDLTLRYTILTLGAFIMIYPMLWLFGASFKTNAEIFTSIWFVPPRFDFSVYAQAWKTGTQYTLGHYFLNTFRFVLPRVIFTVISSVIVAYGFARFNFPLKKFLFGLMISTMFLPWVVRIIPMYLFWRNLGLLDTFVPLYAHTIFANEAFFVFMLIQFFRTLPKELDEAAVIDGCNSFQVLIKILLPNIKPAVISVGLFQFMWSMNDFLGPLIYISSVEKYPIQIALRMAIDATAGVEWNVIIAMSLIALMPSIIIFFAAQKYFVRGVATTGLKG, from the coding sequence ATGTTTGGCAGAAAATTGAAGTTTGCTGACATTTATTCTGCTGGTACTGTAGATGTAGAAGTTTTGAACCTTCAAATTCAAAAAAGGTTGAAACGAAGAAAGATATTGGATTTAACCTTGAGGTATACGATCCTTACACTTGGGGCTTTCATCATGATCTATCCCATGCTGTGGCTTTTTGGTGCTTCTTTCAAAACAAATGCCGAGATTTTCACATCCATATGGTTTGTTCCTCCAAGGTTTGATTTTTCTGTTTACGCACAAGCGTGGAAAACAGGTACCCAATATACACTTGGACATTACTTTCTGAACACTTTTCGATTTGTCTTGCCGAGGGTTATTTTCACAGTAATATCTTCAGTTATAGTCGCGTACGGTTTTGCGCGCTTCAATTTTCCGTTGAAGAAGTTCTTGTTTGGACTTATGATATCAACTATGTTTTTACCGTGGGTCGTAAGGATCATACCAATGTATTTGTTCTGGAGAAATCTTGGACTTCTTGATACGTTTGTCCCGCTGTATGCACACACTATTTTTGCAAACGAAGCTTTCTTTGTCTTTATGCTTATTCAATTTTTCAGAACACTTCCAAAGGAATTGGATGAAGCTGCAGTTATAGATGGATGCAACTCCTTTCAGGTTTTGATCAAGATTCTTCTTCCAAATATTAAGCCCGCGGTTATATCTGTTGGGCTATTCCAATTTATGTGGTCAATGAACGATTTTCTTGGACCATTAATTTACATTTCAAGTGTTGAGAAATATCCAATTCAAATTGCTCTAAGAATGGCTATAGATGCAACTGCTGGTGTTGAGTGGAATGTCATCATAGCTATGTCATTGATAGCGTTAATGCCATCGATAATCATTTTCTTTGCTGCTCAAAAGTACTTCGTTCGTGGCGTTGCCACAACAGGTTTAAAGGGATGA
- a CDS encoding glycoside hydrolase family 28 protein codes for MDARILSVTSRTATIELVSDYCYFLPFECEIFANGKSYGKINRNVFTIHNLEPDQEYILLLKKDEEKLADLTFRTEPESFVVDVRDFGAKGDGKTLDTFAVQAAIMSCPEGGTVVFPPGTYLLTPVFLKSNLTIEIQKDAVLLGVSERTLYPILPGLLSSKLGEIYLSSWEGEPAESFASLVTGIGVENVRIIGQGVIDANANFDDWWFNPKVKRIAWRPRSIFLNRCKNILIEGITIRNSPSWTVHPLFCKDLKLLTLNIVNPKNSPNTDGINPESCSNVLIAGCRISVGDDCVAVKAGKYEVKQKFDVPSENIEIRNCLMEHGHGAVVIGSEMSCGVRNVKVSNCLFVNTDRGLRIKTRRERGGYVDEIELKNVQMNGVFVPLAINCFYNCGADYDPLYSSDKVVADVNERTPTIGSIVMKNVLCEDVKSMAAFVYGLPEKKIEKIYMENVRIEISKECEVFNPEMFDGVQPVCRQGLLFKNVDKLVLKNVVVENQVGEKIMTINVDKLVEEG; via the coding sequence ATGGATGCAAGAATACTTTCTGTTACCAGTCGAACAGCTACGATCGAGCTGGTCAGCGATTATTGTTATTTCCTACCTTTTGAGTGCGAAATATTTGCAAATGGGAAAAGCTATGGAAAGATTAACAGAAATGTTTTTACGATACACAACCTTGAGCCAGATCAAGAATACATCTTACTTCTGAAAAAAGATGAAGAAAAATTGGCAGATCTAACTTTTAGAACTGAACCAGAAAGCTTTGTTGTTGATGTTCGAGATTTTGGAGCGAAAGGTGATGGAAAAACTTTGGATACATTTGCCGTTCAAGCAGCCATTATGTCCTGTCCTGAAGGAGGAACAGTTGTTTTTCCACCAGGAACATATCTGTTGACACCTGTTTTTCTTAAAAGCAATCTGACCATAGAAATACAAAAGGATGCTGTTTTACTTGGGGTGTCGGAGAGAACATTGTATCCTATTCTTCCAGGTTTGTTGAGTTCGAAGCTTGGGGAAATTTATCTTTCTTCCTGGGAAGGTGAACCTGCCGAAAGTTTTGCAAGTTTAGTGACAGGAATTGGTGTGGAAAACGTCCGAATAATCGGTCAAGGCGTTATTGATGCAAATGCTAATTTTGATGATTGGTGGTTTAATCCAAAGGTTAAAAGAATTGCCTGGCGACCTAGAAGTATTTTTTTGAATCGTTGCAAAAATATTTTGATTGAAGGTATAACCATTAGGAATTCTCCTTCTTGGACAGTGCATCCTCTGTTTTGCAAAGATTTGAAGCTTTTGACGCTCAACATTGTTAATCCAAAGAATTCTCCAAATACTGATGGTATTAATCCGGAATCTTGTTCAAATGTTCTAATAGCAGGTTGCCGAATATCTGTTGGAGATGATTGTGTTGCTGTGAAAGCTGGAAAATACGAGGTAAAACAAAAGTTCGATGTGCCTTCTGAAAACATAGAAATTAGAAATTGTTTGATGGAACATGGACATGGTGCAGTTGTAATAGGCAGCGAAATGTCTTGTGGTGTGAGGAATGTAAAGGTTAGCAACTGCCTTTTTGTAAATACCGATAGAGGACTTAGAATAAAAACCAGAAGAGAAAGGGGAGGGTACGTGGATGAAATAGAGTTAAAAAATGTGCAAATGAATGGTGTTTTCGTTCCTTTGGCTATTAATTGCTTCTACAATTGTGGGGCAGATTACGATCCTTTGTACTCGTCGGATAAAGTTGTTGCTGACGTGAACGAAAGAACACCAACTATAGGATCCATTGTTATGAAAAATGTTTTATGCGAAGATGTAAAATCAATGGCTGCGTTTGTCTATGGTTTACCGGAGAAAAAGATTGAAAAGATATACATGGAGAATGTAAGGATTGAAATTTCCAAAGAATGTGAAGTTTTCAATCCAGAAATGTTTGATGGAGTCCAACCAGTTTGTAGACAAGGTTTACTGTTCAAAAACGTTGATAAGCTTGTTCTTAAAAATGTGGTAGTTGAAAATCAAGTAGGAGAAAAAATTATGACGATAAATGTTGACAAACTCGTTGAGGAGGGATGA
- the kduI gene encoding 5-dehydro-4-deoxy-D-glucuronate isomerase — MEIRYQVHPDDFRRYDTNQVREKFLVEKIFAEDDICLVYSHADRIIFGGIMPVNKVLSLNVGNQIRAEYFLERRELGIINIGGNGVVSVDGISYELANKDGLYIGMGARVIEFSSKDSNKPAKFFICSTPAHTSYPTVKIEIIKANPVKLGDVATANRRTIYQYVHPAVCKSCQLTMGLTVLEPGSVWNTMPPHTHERRSEVYFYFDLGPNDRVFHFIGLPSETKHIVVANEQAVISPSWSIHSGVGTRNYAFIWCMAGENQKFDDMDAVPMEVLR, encoded by the coding sequence ATGGAAATAAGATACCAGGTTCATCCGGATGATTTTCGCAGGTATGATACGAACCAAGTGCGTGAAAAGTTTCTTGTTGAAAAAATTTTTGCTGAAGACGACATATGTTTGGTTTATTCGCATGCTGACAGAATAATTTTTGGTGGGATCATGCCTGTCAATAAGGTCTTGAGCTTAAACGTTGGAAACCAAATCAGAGCGGAATATTTTCTCGAAAGAAGAGAACTTGGAATTATAAACATTGGTGGGAATGGTGTGGTTTCAGTTGATGGAATAAGCTATGAACTGGCCAACAAAGATGGATTATACATTGGCATGGGAGCTAGGGTTATAGAATTTTCATCGAAAGATTCGAATAAACCTGCAAAGTTTTTCATTTGTTCCACACCTGCACATACCTCATACCCAACTGTGAAGATTGAGATAATCAAAGCCAATCCTGTTAAACTTGGCGATGTGGCAACAGCCAACAGGAGGACGATATATCAATATGTGCATCCAGCAGTTTGCAAAAGTTGCCAGCTTACGATGGGATTGACTGTTCTTGAGCCTGGATCTGTGTGGAATACAATGCCACCTCACACTCACGAAAGAAGATCCGAAGTTTACTTTTACTTTGATCTTGGCCCAAACGATCGTGTATTTCATTTCATTGGGTTGCCATCTGAAACAAAACACATTGTTGTAGCAAATGAGCAAGCGGTTATTTCACCAAGTTGGTCCATTCACTCAGGAGTTGGAACCCGAAATTATGCTTTCATATGGTGCATGGCGGGCGAGAACCAAAAATTTGACGACATGGATGCAGTGCCGATGGAAGTCCTAAGGTAA
- a CDS encoding glycoside hydrolase family 88/105 protein, producing the protein MKYEKVERFINEYLSSYKPYKGRWCYEDGCVLKGSWDLYRVTGNQRYLDFVSSYFENFIDEQGNVKGYNLENYALDDICPASVLIDFYEIEKKEKYRKALDLFYKQIISHPRTKIGNFWHKKIYPNQIWLDGLYMVMPFYTKYAKKFLNFEEALKDIVNQFLNVRKYMWDEKKKLYYHGYDESRVQEWADKITGLSKSFWARAQGWFMMALVDVLDAITDIDKSQYFNSLADIFVEAAYGLINYQDEETGMWYQVIDQVRPDNYLETSATLMFAYSFLKGFRLGLLGSEFKDRGLKAFDGTVKKYLVEKDGKLSLHGICSVAGLGWYENRYRDGSYKYYLSEKVVSDDPKGVGPLMMAYSELLNIS; encoded by the coding sequence ATGAAGTACGAGAAAGTCGAACGATTTATCAACGAATATCTCTCAAGTTATAAACCGTATAAAGGTCGATGGTGCTATGAAGATGGCTGTGTTTTGAAAGGGAGCTGGGATCTTTATCGCGTAACCGGCAACCAAAGATACCTAGATTTTGTTTCAAGTTATTTTGAAAATTTCATCGATGAACAGGGAAATGTAAAAGGTTATAATTTGGAAAACTACGCATTGGATGATATATGCCCAGCAAGCGTGTTAATTGATTTTTATGAAATTGAGAAAAAGGAAAAATACCGCAAAGCTTTGGATCTCTTTTACAAACAAATAATCTCCCATCCAAGAACCAAAATAGGAAATTTTTGGCACAAAAAGATATACCCTAATCAAATTTGGTTGGATGGCCTTTACATGGTTATGCCTTTCTATACCAAATATGCCAAGAAATTTCTCAACTTCGAGGAAGCCTTGAAAGACATTGTTAATCAGTTTTTGAACGTGCGCAAATATATGTGGGATGAGAAGAAGAAATTGTACTACCATGGTTATGATGAATCTAGAGTACAAGAATGGGCTGATAAAATAACTGGTTTATCGAAATCGTTTTGGGCTAGGGCTCAAGGTTGGTTTATGATGGCTCTAGTTGATGTATTAGATGCAATTACTGATATTGATAAATCACAATATTTTAATTCGCTTGCTGATATCTTCGTAGAAGCGGCGTATGGTTTGATCAATTACCAAGATGAAGAAACTGGCATGTGGTACCAGGTGATTGATCAAGTTAGGCCTGACAATTATCTTGAAACTTCCGCTACTTTAATGTTTGCCTACAGTTTTCTCAAAGGTTTCAGATTGGGTTTGTTAGGATCTGAATTTAAAGACAGAGGTTTGAAAGCTTTTGATGGTACCGTTAAAAAATATTTGGTGGAAAAGGATGGAAAGCTGTCCTTACATGGCATATGCAGTGTGGCTGGACTTGGTTGGTATGAGAATCGCTATAGAGACGGTTCATACAAATATTACCTTTCTGAAAAGGTTGTCAGTGATGATCCCAAAGGCGTGGGACCGTTGATGATGGCTTACTCAGAATTGTTGAATATTTCCTAA
- a CDS encoding RtcB family protein: MDIKKIDKFIFQIKGKNVDAIVFTDQETISNPDFREALQQIVNVTHMPGIVAAIAMPDIHWGYGFPIGGVGVFDAEKGVISPGGIGFDINCGVRLMKTNLTYEQVKPVLRKLLEEIFDSVPVGVGARGAVEIDKKTLKEICELGARWAVENGYGSKEDLQRIEDGGTVGPANPDDVSDKAYERGFDELSTLGAGNHFIEIQKVEEIYDENVAKEFGLFQNQVVFSVHCGSRGFGHQIATDYIQIMRDKLADHNKNLPDKQLINAPFNHPIGQKYFSAMNCAANYAFANRQMIGFMLTKAARKVFPKAEVTLLYDVAHNIAKLEVYNGRKLIIHRKGATRALGPGNPILNEVYRAIGQPVLIPGSMGSASYVLVGTKKAEQISYGSTAHGAGRVLGRRAALRSMSYKDVLQSLAEKGIEVVSKEKKTLVEEAPETYKDVDRVVEIVDSIGISKKVAKLVPLGVVKG, from the coding sequence ATGGATATTAAGAAAATCGATAAGTTTATTTTTCAGATAAAGGGGAAAAACGTTGATGCCATAGTGTTCACTGACCAAGAAACTATCAGTAACCCTGACTTTCGCGAAGCTCTTCAGCAAATTGTCAACGTCACGCACATGCCGGGTATCGTTGCTGCCATAGCCATGCCTGACATTCACTGGGGTTATGGATTTCCAATCGGTGGTGTTGGTGTTTTCGATGCTGAAAAAGGAGTTATTTCACCTGGTGGAATAGGTTTTGACATCAACTGTGGAGTTAGGTTGATGAAAACGAATTTAACTTATGAACAAGTTAAACCAGTACTTAGAAAGCTTCTTGAAGAAATTTTTGACTCTGTTCCGGTTGGGGTTGGAGCGAGGGGAGCTGTAGAAATTGACAAGAAAACTTTGAAGGAAATTTGCGAGCTTGGTGCAAGATGGGCTGTTGAAAATGGATATGGAAGTAAAGAAGACCTTCAGAGAATTGAAGACGGTGGGACAGTTGGACCAGCTAACCCAGATGACGTTTCTGATAAAGCCTATGAAAGGGGATTCGACGAGCTTAGCACATTAGGTGCTGGTAATCATTTCATAGAGATTCAAAAAGTTGAGGAAATTTACGACGAAAATGTTGCCAAAGAATTTGGTTTGTTCCAAAATCAAGTTGTGTTTTCAGTACACTGTGGAAGCAGAGGTTTTGGTCATCAGATTGCGACTGATTACATTCAGATAATGCGTGATAAACTTGCCGATCACAACAAAAACTTGCCAGATAAGCAATTGATAAATGCACCGTTCAACCATCCTATTGGTCAAAAGTATTTCAGCGCAATGAATTGCGCGGCAAACTACGCTTTTGCCAACAGGCAAATGATAGGTTTCATGCTGACAAAAGCGGCGAGAAAAGTTTTTCCAAAAGCAGAGGTTACCTTGCTTTACGACGTAGCGCACAACATTGCAAAACTGGAAGTTTACAATGGAAGAAAGTTGATAATTCATCGCAAAGGTGCAACCAGAGCCTTGGGACCAGGTAACCCCATTTTAAACGAGGTTTACAGAGCCATAGGTCAACCGGTTTTAATACCAGGTAGCATGGGCAGTGCTTCCTATGTTTTGGTTGGTACGAAGAAAGCTGAACAAATTTCCTATGGAAGTACCGCACATGGTGCAGGACGTGTTCTTGGAAGAAGAGCCGCTCTTAGGTCGATGAGTTACAAAGATGTTTTACAATCGCTTGCTGAAAAAGGTATCGAAGTTGTGAGCAAAGAAAAGAAG